The Magnolia sinica isolate HGM2019 chromosome 3, MsV1, whole genome shotgun sequence genome includes the window GGAATTGAGATCTAATAGCCATAGATTGTAGTCGGCTGGGTGACTGGCAGATCCATGACCAGCGGCTTAAGCTTTATGTATTTTAAAAAATGGGAAACCGCTACCGGCAGCCATTGTCGATAGCAGCACCGTACCCTGACACTGGCTTTGAAGTCGAGATCTGGCGATGTTTTTTGAAACCTTAGCTGCATCTTCTCCGACAGCGACTTGAAAGGGGTAAAAAACCCATTGGGATGACCGAAAATGGGTTTCTTCGTCGCCTTGGAGGAGCATTGAAGTCATCACCGCCGGCTGTTTGGTTTAGATGGGGGAGAAGGGAAGCCCAATCCTCGATCAACAGCTGTGGTAGGAATTGGAGGCAACAATATTGTGGGGTTTTTCACCACTAGTGGTTCTCTGTTGTCGCTTTTGAAGATCGCGGCAGCCATTAATGGCCCAGCGAGCGCAACaccagaaagaaaaggaaaaaaactgTTGCTGCGTGCCTGGGTCTCGGGCTGTGATTGCAACCCAAATTTCTTTAAAACATAGATAAATGGCATGCATATAGATATATGCATAAGGGGGCACTAAGACTACTACTACGAGTATAGTAAAAGTAATAAAGACGGTCCTAAGATCCTAATTTGTTTTGATATTCATCGGTTGGTTCATGGACTCCACGCGAGGTGCATCGCAGTCCGGTCAGCACATCTGTTTTAGGTACAGAGGGCCATAGGTTCAAATCCTATTAGGGCCATAGATTCGAATCCTGTTACTTTGATGTGAGATGAGGTCAGCTAATGCTCCAATCTTAAATCAACGTATCTACTTGTTGATTTTTttcgtttgtatttatttttgccCCTGCTCAGTAGTTCCTAGTAGGTTTTTTTCGGAAGTTTTCTATGATAAGAACCATTATAATAAGggtcgcaccatcttgggtgaggtcaGGGCGTAATTGTAATCCATTACAACTATAATTAGGATGTAATTTGGGCTCACTTACGGACCAAATTTTGGGGCCTACTtaggatacacacacacacagatcatTTGAAGATAAGCATGTACAATCATATTAGATATGTAATCTCTATACTATATATGCTTTTCATGTCCACAATCTATGTCATCAAGGTTATTAGCATTTGCCACCATGATTTGATTTGTTTCGTTTCGTTTCGATAAAACTAAATGTTGTAATAACTACTAGGATTTAATATTGTTGGTCTTATGGACCAGATTTAAGGAGTGTTGCTCATATTCAATAATGAAATCTAGTGGGTACCCATTTACCATTTAGAAAGTTTTTGGTGGATTAGCGTGGCCCACATGGGAGAATGTAGCACCTCATTTAAGTGGGCCCCgtatgattttttatttagaTTTGACCATTAGATTATTATAATTGAGCATATTAGTAGGCCCTATTATAATTGTGATTTGTACAATAGATCTGGAGTGGTATATGCTCGCACTATAGGTTATATCTACAATATTCGTATAGACATGGAATACTCTATATGTGGAGACTCTTAGGGTTGAAGAAGTTGTGATAGGCTCAATTTTTCTGGGCTCTTTTTTTATAAACTATGATCTTGGTCTTCTTATTGATATATATCTAAATCAAGTCTCATTAAAGGATTTTCAAAATCATGTAAGGTGGGAAAAATTTAAGAATAACGAAAAAATTTCCATGACTTTCCAATCAAGAATAAATTTTAGTTCAtagtttgttattattattatttttaacatttATATATGATGCATACATTGAACCTTTTATTCTACCGTTCAGACTAATATTTCgtaaataaaacatgaataaaTTGCATTCTATGTGATGAGCTCCCTGCCTTAGAAAGAGAAGTCATCAGATACATCAACTATATCACTAGttaattaaatttcaatttttatcCAGAGAGAACagatatttatatataaaaaaataatttccaaTGATATGTCAGGTGTAAAATATCCAATCTGTGCGAAAGGTGGGCTGCACCGTGAGGATCACGTGAAATGAGAATCAATGTgatccattgggtgggccacaccaacacaTTGACTATTACattggctgtccattgattttgatgctacGTCCATTGATAAATTCCATATCAGGTGATCATCATAGCGTCGCCTATCTTTGAAAGGATTGAATATTCTACACACGTGACATGTTAGTGGGAAAATCGGCTGTGTTAGAACTTACACGCATCTAATATTCCTCGTTGTAGCATAAAACAATCCAAAGCCAAGTTATTACAGAGCAAGACGAGgggtttatattttattttatataccaATACAAATTCCGGCGGCCCCTGGGTTACAAAAGAATCCCCACAGACCGCCTATCATATCCATATACAAAGGAATCCCCGATAAGGAGCTACGAAGCCACCTTGGATTTTCTAATTGCTCCCGACCAATTTTATTTAACATAAACAGACCTCTAACGCTGGTTGGAAGGTCTTTCGCACACCTGAATAGAGCATTTCCCCGCCCGTCCACCCCGTACTTTGCCAGACCATCCGCCGGGCCGTTTCCTTCTATGGGGATGAGAGAAATCTCAAAGCAACCCCTCATTCCAAGGCGCTTTCGATCCTGGACATTCAATATCTCCACTTTGCCAGACGAGGGGTTTATATATACATGCGGCCCACGCACACAAATACATGGTGATTCCGGATGGCTGGCATGTATCTCCTATGAAGTATTGGGACCGCTCATCTTTCTAGGTGCCACTATAATAGAGTATGTTCTAATGATCAAACGGATGATACGGATCTTGGAATTTTGGAGACGTGCCTGAGCCATTAAATTCTGTCCACATAGCGGTTGGTCagtaaggctgtcaatgggctggcctGGCCTGTCGGGGTTTGGACCTGCCTCACTTCAGGCTGCACTTGGGCTGGTGTATTAGGCCTGAGGAATGGGTacaggcttaaaattcaagcccatTTACTTGGGCCAAACTTGAGCTTCTGCTGAAGGACCCTCAGCCCCTCCCGAGTCCGGTCCCACCTGATTATTCAAAGCATTTTTATAACATAGTTCTGGTTAATAAATTAAAACTATTTAAAGTATATTTTTGGATTTCAATTTCATGGATTAAACAATTTTTATTTAGTGTacttaattttctttatttttctctttgaCTTTAAGTAACTTCATTATTAAATCCTTATCTAGCAATTGACTGTTGGTTTTACTAAAGAGAGCCTGAAATCTCTATAGTAGGTGAGAATCTCCACCACACAAGCTCTGGGACCACCAAAATGTTTctgatgtttgtgtgacatctACTCTGGCTATTAGAAGAGGCACCACATGTTAGGATCCGAGCACAATATTCATCTGTATCAAAAACTTAGGTTGGGTAGGCATAGTGGCTGGCAATGGGGACAGCCACTGTCAGGAGTCATTCCAAAACTCAACCTGATTCAAGACATAGGTGGTCCACTTCTTAGGGCCACTGTATAGGttatattctatccaaaccagtggTTAGGTGAGCTCCAACATCAGGACTGATCTAAAACTCATTTTGActtaaaactcaggtggccacACTGAATTTAGAGGTCTTTTAGTATTGATTTACATTGTTtcaatggtgtagcccacttgagtcttggattgaGCTTGTTTTTCTTAGTATGGTGAAACAACAGGTAactcacttgatggacggagtggatttatgcAGCAGGCTTTAGAGAGCTTATCAGTCACGCATTTTCCCTACAACAGCTGTTATGCATGACACATTGGGATGCTATTTATGGGCCTGACTGCAGTGTTATTTTTGTATGATTTAAAAAATTGGGGTCAGTCTTCAAACGCGTACACTGATATGAATATATGGGATTAAAATCTCTTACATATTAATTTTACCATAAGGTTcctttaaaatttatatttactAAATCATGTGTGGAACTCCGGAGTCCTTGAGCCGACTTTGATTTTCCTAGCCCCAcgtgggagaatatattacgAAGGCATATCTGTTGCCCCCAAAATTCAAACACATGACCTTCCGTTTTGATACAATGTTAAACAactacttgctttaaaagctcgagccATTTAAAGGTGTATCAATGTCTATCAGGGGACTTTAACAGATGTCACAAAACCATTGAAGCTTAGGGCCTAAAATTCAGGACAAATCGTGATTCAAGTGCTGTTTGGAGGGTGGGCAATGCCCTGTACACTGTTTCGAATTATATAGTCCACTTAAATCATGGATGAGGATGATTTTTGACCTCTAGGCATAAATTTGGGTCACACAACTGGTGATCAAATATAATTTCAGTAACACATCAAGTTAGGCTCCCATAGCATCCAGCTTTCATAGGCCTAGTTGGCTTTGGCACCGGGATTTTTTTCATTCTGTGTCAGTCTATGATGGTAAATTAGACTTTTCACCCTCCACCCCATGTAGTGAGAGGAACGTTTTGGTACATATGAAATGTCAAGGGATTTGGAAAATCATGTACTTGTAAGAATTTTCTGGTAAAACCCTACATATATATCCTACGTTAGCAAGTATACATGTGCACATTCTTTGGTTATATCATGGTAACTTTTGTATATACTTGgaagaattttatatatatatatatatatatatatatatatatatatatatatatatatatatatatatatatatcaatgttttaaatagcagtagcgtgaTGTGTAGCGCTCAGCCCTTTATAGAGTGTAgagtaaatacgtagcgtgtagcgtaagctacaagatacttttattttttaatttaaaaataggataaatataataaatagtgaaaaaaagaaaaaatatataaaaatgcctaaaagatgattcattttatcaattataagcatgttcaaaaaagttattagttatcatttatcaaaagccaatccacatatataagccaaatcaaataattattacatcaacaactttctaagcaaaccactttaattaataatgtctaattgaaaccataagtcacaattatgaaaagaaataaaaatcccataggttaaaagtatcaagtataatacaagtgtcacattcctcaacatcagaaacaaagaaaatgtgaaaaaaaaaaaagtaaaaaaatacattgtagcttacgctacggacgctacgcgCTACATAGCTATAGCGTATGCTATGACCATGTAGTGTACATGTAGTGTACACTacaggggatttatgctatttgggacgctacgtagtgCTATGGCCACGCTACGCTTGGggcactatttgaaacactgatatatatatatatatatatatatatatatatatatatatatatatatatatatatatatatatatatatatatatatatatatagggaaggaAATGGTAATATGAAGTCGACCTCActggaactccccatgaggtcgagttgtgcaggccccaccatgatgtgtgtagaacatctattccatcagtcagatgcaccattccatggtgggacaggcttaaaaatcaagtcatggacttggatgggccacaccatacaacagttgagatgggttaccctcccattaaaacattcataattatttattgggcccatcgagatgtggttcacaaatccagaccatccattatgtatgtcccacttggatgaggggtcagaccaagtttcagctccatccaaaactcgtgtgggccctacaaagtacttttatatattttagacatatcgtcacatggttttagatggtatggtccacttgagttccttatatggctgatttttgggatatcccataacctaaaggagacccatcaaatgcacagtgttgatgtttgacacacatcacggtggggcccacatagctcgacctcatggaaagttcccatgaggttgacctcatagtaccactTCCCACACACACAAACACTACGTTAGTAAGTATACCTGTGCACATTCTTTCGTTATGTCATGCTGATTTTTGTATATAAAACCCCGGCCTTCCTAAGGGGTATTTGAATACCAAAATTGGAAAACTCTCTCTCAGATGGTATTCTTTTAAAGGCCAGGTGGGCTTTGTAAACCTTTGAAACATGggttttttatctttatttttatgcACGTACTCACACCCGCGACCATGGTTAAATATTTCATCTTATTTAAATGcctacatttttcttcttttgttgcaGGATGTTTTGGTTGCTGGAACAGAAACAAGCTCGACTCTAGGGATTTGGGCAATGGCAGAGCTTATGAGGAGcccaaaaataatgaagaaagcaCAAGATGAAGTTAGAAGAGTTGTTGGGAATAAAGGAAAGGTGGAAGAAAGTGATCTCCATAAACTCGAATACCTCAAGGAAATTGCAAAAGAGACAATGAGGTTACACCCTCCAGGTGCACTTCTTCTACCTCGAGAAGCCATCGAGGATTGTAAGATCGACGGATATGATGTTGCTGTGAAGACTAGGATCTTTGTGAATGCATTCGCCATTGGGAGAGACCCAGATTCATGGGAAAACCCAGAAGAATTCTTCCCAGAGAGATTCACAGGCAGCTCCATTGATTACAAAGGGCAAAATTTTGAATTCATACCATTTGGGGCAGGTCGGAGAGTTTGTCCCGGGATGTATTTCGGATCCATGATTTATGAACTCACCCTAGCGAATCTTCTCTATTCTTTTAATTGGGATTTTTCAGCTGGGATGAAGAAAGAGGATTTTGATATGGCTGAGGTATTCGGGGCTGTGGTGCAGAAGAAACATGATCTTTATCTTGTGCCCACCAAATATAGCAACTTTGGTTGACAAAATAAATCTAAAACTAGATGTTTCTCATTTACTTAAATCATCGAATAAGTTATGTACAGCCATCCTTTTGCCGCCAACATTTCAAATATGTAGTTTGTCAAATACACACAAAACGTGGCCATACATTGATTATCATTAGTGCTAAAATTAGGCAATGGTTCATTGGGTGGGTCATCCCAATACAATAAGTCATCATAGCATCAGTTTTCTGGTGAAATTTACATTTTTGTACCAGGTAATcaatatggtgtggtccaccttttgtATGGATAGTATATTTTATGTATTCGACACGTTGGCAAGAAAAAAAATAGGCATTGGCATTTATTGTATCTCATAATTTTCTTGTCATTTTGTATTATGTGTGTCCAAGTGTTGTGAAGGTACATTTATGTTTGCTAAGACCTAAACTTCTCAAGTCTTGaagaatatatttatttatttaaaggtgTTGAGATCTTGTTTTTGTACAAGAACATTCTTTGTTCGAAGTGATATTAACGTAGAAAGCTGTTCCTGGTACTTCTTTTCTTCAGCATGAATGTTTTGGTCAGTGTAATTAATTCCATTCTATGCttccactacaccaaaatcactaTTCAGGAACGGTGAGAGTTTTGGTTTAGGAACGGCTTCGTACCGTTCGAAATTTAATACGGTTTTACATGGAAAAGGAAACCACCGAACCACTCGTACGGCctcattttttattcatttttattctctttctcatttctttccgatttttgttctttcctctctttccGTAGATGcgaaatcaaatgcatttttccCTCTTCAGAGAGGGAGAGATTGAGTGAGAGATTCGTTAATGGCAGTAGATCTTAAGCAAGATCTAACCTTTTAGAaggaaaaccctaattttcaatCTATCTTTTCGTTGGGAGACGTTTCAATTTCGTTTCGGTCAGAAGCATCTCTCTCTATCCATACATCCGAGTGGAAATGGCCAAGTAAATGCAAGATTTGTTCTAAGATCTTGCATTTTCCTGCAATTGAGGCGTGTTTAAAGCAAGAGATAGACGAATACCACGCTTTCTGACGATTTTCCGTACGAGTACGCTGCCGAATTGTTAATTTCAGGCTTTCTGAAGGTTCTTTTAGCAGATTCGGTGAttcccaagttttttttttcctcgattTGTAACGGATTCCGGGGTTCTTAGGGCAGATTCAtagaattaggtttttttttttttttttgaatgatttgGTGGTTTCTAGGGTTAATTGTGAGCTTCTATGGGTTTTGAAGGGTTTCAAGTATTCTTGTTATTTGCATAATTGAGGGCAGATTGGCACAATTAGGGTTTCTCTGaggtttactttttttttttttttcaaaaaaatcgttGTTTCTCGTAAATCCTCTGTGGGCAACCCGATGTAGCGGGTTGATtagttaaagtagcttctcctaccccaaaatcatatatgatacatcaaAAAActtattctggtttgcgagatatgaccgttttaaggttctgacggtcctgatcacttccacctccgatcgggccttctttgttccatctttgccatgaaagtgtctgcg containing:
- the LOC131239760 gene encoding cytochrome P450 71A1-like; translated protein: MRKISIVELLSTKRVQSFRDVREEEVAKMLVSISSSSSCVEHVNLSEMMIPLTYNIVRRAAFGKSYNEGSENEKMEIHEVLKEVGINLVSFFVADYLPWMWWVDVITGLHGRQERCFSKLDDFYERLINEHQNRNRLEAEEDDFVDVLLRVQQKFHLTKDQIKGLIMDVLVAGTETSSTLGIWAMAELMRSPKIMKKAQDEVRRVVGNKGKVEESDLHKLEYLKEIAKETMRLHPPGALLLPREAIEDCKIDGYDVAVKTRIFVNAFAIGRDPDSWENPEEFFPERFTGSSIDYKGQNFEFIPFGAGRRVCPGMYFGSMIYELTLANLLYSFNWDFSAGMKKEDFDMAEVFGAVVQKKHDLYLVPTKYSNFG